The following proteins are co-located in the Microcystis wesenbergii NRERC-220 genome:
- a CDS encoding membrane protein: protein MPWNRVNQWVEKRSLGALESAYQRALKIKAIEDKHFGGQKISPAALGGKSVYDYFQSTLERELLQIRLDLTQVRLGNFINPQTNPENNNILETLKVIEDIIGKYRLDLEELLPPLPNNQTPNLPKANLTGDTSRDKTNQTISPATGNKFFNFQQELTPEYEQTVIKQLRTLRQQQRIAIRFILIIILVPLLVQVISRNFVFSPILNYFGVDRAKISEVYISQEIGEKYLREFARLQEIEEIKHVLGVVKAGHESEENFREQVQELFKEAGYESQDGWKNLLSDITGLIAFIAILIFGRQQLAITRAYVSRYFLSLNDITKAFIFILFTDIFVGFHSAEGWTVILETLFRHFGWRENITFISLFVATVPVILDTIFKLLIFNYLTRKSPTAATILEKMNQ from the coding sequence GTGCCTTGGAATCGAGTTAATCAATGGGTAGAAAAACGCTCTTTAGGGGCCCTAGAATCAGCTTATCAGAGAGCGCTCAAAATTAAAGCGATCGAAGATAAACATTTTGGGGGACAAAAAATTTCCCCGGCTGCCCTGGGAGGAAAAAGTGTTTATGATTACTTTCAAAGTACCCTAGAACGAGAATTATTACAGATACGTCTCGATTTAACTCAAGTGCGTCTGGGTAATTTTATCAATCCGCAAACTAACCCAGAAAATAATAACATCCTAGAGACTTTAAAGGTGATCGAGGATATTATCGGTAAATATCGCCTAGACTTAGAGGAATTGCTGCCCCCATTACCGAATAATCAAACCCCAAATCTGCCTAAAGCGAATCTCACTGGTGATACCTCCAGAGATAAAACTAACCAGACAATTTCTCCTGCAACCGGTAATAAATTTTTTAACTTCCAGCAAGAATTAACCCCAGAATACGAACAAACCGTTATTAAACAACTCCGTACCCTGCGACAACAGCAACGGATTGCCATTCGTTTTATCCTGATTATTATTTTAGTTCCTCTCTTGGTGCAGGTTATTAGTAGAAACTTCGTCTTTAGCCCTATTTTAAACTATTTTGGTGTGGATAGAGCGAAAATATCAGAAGTTTATATTTCTCAGGAAATTGGCGAAAAATATCTCAGGGAATTTGCTAGACTTCAAGAAATTGAAGAAATCAAGCACGTTTTAGGAGTAGTAAAAGCAGGGCATGAATCAGAAGAAAATTTTCGGGAACAGGTGCAGGAATTATTTAAAGAAGCGGGTTATGAAAGTCAAGATGGTTGGAAAAACTTACTATCCGATATCACTGGATTAATAGCCTTTATCGCCATCTTAATTTTTGGTCGTCAACAATTGGCAATTACGCGAGCTTATGTTAGTCGTTATTTTCTCAGCTTAAATGATATAACCAAAGCCTTTATCTTTATTCTCTTTACCGATATATTTGTCGGGTTTCACTCGGCGGAGGGTTGGACGGTAATCTTAGAAACTTTGTTCCGGCACTTTGGTTGGCGCGAGAATATTACATTTATTAGCTTGTTTGTGGCCACGGTTCCCGTTATCCTAGATACCATCTTTAAACTATTAATATTTAATTATCTGACTCGTAAATCTCCCACCGCCGCAACTATCCTAGAAAAGATGAACCAGTAA
- a CDS encoding glycosyltransferase, which translates to MKYALVHEWLTPKATGGSELVVKEILQCLEADLYALIDFESTNPDSYLYGRSIGTTFLQNFPKARNGVQKYLPFLPLAIEQLNLEDYDVILSSSHCVAKGVLIRPDQVHICYCHTPMRYAWDLTFDYLANSKLGRGLPGIFTRYLLHGLRQWDVISANRVDYFLANSHHTARRIWRCYRREAKVIYPPVQIERFPYQEKKEDFYLVVSRLVSYKKVPLIVEAFNQLGLPLVVIGDGPQMALIRQLAKDNIQILGAVSDRMVAEYMSKAKAFIYAACEDFGIALVEAQACGTPVIAFAAGGALETVRDLRENSPQGTGLLFGEQNPQSLQEAVKYFVDHADKIDPEDCRQQANKFTPEIFQSNYSLFVEEHSISKNYC; encoded by the coding sequence ATGAAGTACGCTCTGGTTCACGAGTGGTTAACCCCAAAGGCGACGGGGGGATCAGAATTAGTGGTTAAGGAGATTTTACAATGTCTAGAGGCGGATTTATACGCTTTGATCGATTTTGAGTCCACTAATCCCGATAGTTATCTCTATGGTCGCTCGATCGGGACAACTTTTCTGCAAAATTTCCCGAAAGCGAGAAATGGCGTACAAAAATACTTACCTTTTCTTCCCCTGGCGATCGAGCAGTTAAATTTAGAGGATTACGATGTAATTTTATCCTCCTCCCATTGTGTGGCTAAAGGGGTTTTAATTCGACCGGATCAGGTTCACATTTGTTATTGTCACACTCCGATGCGTTATGCTTGGGATTTAACTTTTGACTATCTGGCTAATAGTAAGTTAGGACGAGGATTACCCGGTATTTTCACCCGTTATCTCTTGCATGGGTTGCGTCAGTGGGATGTGATTTCTGCTAATCGTGTGGACTATTTTCTGGCTAATTCCCACCACACCGCTAGACGAATTTGGCGCTGTTATCGACGGGAGGCAAAAGTTATTTATCCTCCCGTACAAATTGAGCGTTTTCCCTACCAAGAGAAAAAAGAAGATTTTTATTTAGTAGTCTCTCGTTTGGTTAGTTATAAAAAAGTCCCTTTAATTGTGGAAGCATTTAATCAATTGGGATTACCCCTAGTGGTTATTGGAGATGGTCCACAGATGGCTTTAATCCGACAGTTAGCCAAGGATAATATTCAGATTTTAGGGGCAGTGTCCGATCGAATGGTAGCAGAATATATGTCGAAAGCAAAAGCGTTTATTTACGCTGCTTGTGAGGATTTTGGTATTGCTTTAGTGGAAGCGCAAGCTTGTGGTACTCCCGTGATTGCATTTGCTGCCGGAGGTGCTTTAGAAACCGTGCGGGATCTGCGGGAAAATTCTCCCCAGGGAACAGGATTACTTTTTGGGGAACAAAATCCCCAATCCTTGCAGGAAGCGGTTAAATATTTTGTCGATCATGCGGATAAAATTGACCCGGAAGATTGTCGGCAACAGGCTAATAAATTTACTCCTGAAATCTTTCAAAGTAACTATAGTTTATTTGTCGAGGAACATTCAATATCTAAAAATTATTGCTAA
- a CDS encoding ABC transporter ATP-binding protein yields the protein MTLAVAIKKLKKSYGQTAAVKDISFTVAAAEIFGLLGPNGAGKTTTIRCLCTLAKPDGGKIEVGGVDALNNPKSARKRLGYVAQEVALDKMLTGRELLQLQAALYHIPAQKSRERIKELINLLGLEEYADKKTGTYSGGIKKRLDLAAGLLHQPEVLVLDEPTVGLDIESRLIVWDFLRQLRAAGTSVLITSHYLEEIDALADNLAIIDNGIVIARGTPSQLKEQLGGDRITLKVREFSPEEEALKAKELLSRLPFVEEVIVNTAQGNSLNLIVAANSNPLSKIEQTLAESGLPVFSMAQSRPSLDDVYLAATGRTLMDAEIAAASSRDLKAEKKQAMKES from the coding sequence ATGACCCTTGCGGTGGCGATCAAAAAGTTAAAAAAATCCTACGGTCAGACGGCAGCGGTTAAAGATATCTCCTTTACCGTGGCAGCGGCAGAAATCTTCGGTTTACTCGGTCCCAATGGTGCGGGGAAAACCACCACGATTCGCTGTCTTTGTACCCTTGCTAAACCCGATGGCGGCAAAATCGAGGTGGGGGGTGTCGATGCCCTGAATAACCCCAAATCCGCCCGTAAACGCCTGGGTTACGTTGCCCAAGAAGTCGCCCTCGATAAAATGCTTACGGGCCGGGAACTGTTGCAACTACAAGCGGCTCTGTATCACATTCCCGCTCAAAAGTCAAGAGAGCGCATCAAAGAATTAATAAATCTTTTAGGATTAGAGGAATACGCCGACAAAAAAACGGGGACCTATTCCGGCGGCATCAAAAAACGGCTGGATTTAGCGGCGGGATTACTGCATCAGCCGGAAGTTTTGGTGCTGGATGAACCGACTGTGGGACTCGATATCGAAAGTCGTTTGATTGTCTGGGATTTTCTGCGACAATTGCGGGCGGCCGGAACCAGTGTGTTAATTACCAGCCATTATCTCGAAGAAATTGACGCCTTGGCCGATAACTTGGCAATTATCGACAATGGTATCGTCATCGCTCGCGGTACCCCCTCACAACTGAAGGAGCAACTGGGCGGCGATCGCATTACCCTAAAAGTGCGAGAATTTTCCCCAGAGGAAGAGGCCCTAAAAGCGAAGGAGTTATTATCCCGTCTGCCTTTTGTCGAGGAAGTGATAGTTAATACCGCCCAGGGGAACTCCCTTAATCTCATCGTGGCGGCGAATAGCAATCCTTTAAGCAAAATTGAACAAACCCTAGCCGAATCGGGATTACCCGTGTTCAGCATGGCCCAATCCCGTCCTAGTCTCGATGATGTCTATCTAGCGGCCACCGGACGCACCCTGATGGATGCGGAAATTGCCGCCGCCAGCAGTCGCGACCTGAAGGCGGAGAAAAAACAAGCGATGAAGGAATCCTAG
- the fabG gene encoding 3-oxoacyl-ACP reductase FabG, which yields MKDKRVLLTGGTGGLGLGVTPAVLHHGGHLTMTYREEREVGRLKSRLSAAEFERIRFVRVDLTQETAVARLIDDLGRVDVLIHLVGGFTMGATEEFSYEDWLKMFDLNLHSTFLLCKHCLRSMKLHNYGRIVTIGSRGAVQPGANLAAYCASKAAVVALTQAIAEETKQTNITANVVLPSIIDTPGNREAMGEANAKDWVSPQSLAEVICFLAGEGAKDLRGAAIPVYGSL from the coding sequence ATGAAAGATAAACGGGTATTGCTGACCGGCGGTACGGGAGGACTGGGTTTAGGAGTCACTCCGGCGGTTTTACACCATGGCGGTCATCTGACCATGACCTATCGGGAGGAAAGGGAGGTGGGTCGTCTGAAATCTCGGCTGAGTGCGGCGGAATTTGAGCGTATTCGCTTTGTCAGGGTGGATTTAACCCAAGAAACTGCCGTGGCTAGATTAATTGATGATCTCGGTCGGGTCGATGTTTTAATTCATCTAGTCGGGGGTTTTACCATGGGGGCGACGGAGGAGTTTAGCTATGAAGATTGGCTAAAAATGTTCGATTTAAACCTCCATAGCACTTTTTTACTGTGTAAACACTGTTTACGCTCGATGAAACTTCATAATTATGGTCGTATCGTCACTATCGGTTCTCGTGGTGCCGTACAACCGGGGGCAAATTTGGCCGCCTATTGTGCCTCGAAAGCGGCGGTAGTGGCTTTAACCCAAGCGATCGCAGAAGAAACCAAACAGACTAATATTACTGCTAACGTGGTTTTGCCCAGTATTATTGACACTCCGGGCAACCGGGAAGCGATGGGAGAGGCAAATGCCAAGGACTGGGTAAGTCCCCAATCTCTAGCCGAGGTGATCTGTTTTCTAGCGGGGGAAGGGGCGAAAGACTTGCGCGGGGCGGCAATTCCCGTCTATGGTTCCCTGTGA
- the plsY gene encoding glycerol-3-phosphate 1-O-acyltransferase PlsY has product MLIPILISLTILLLSYLLGSIPTGYLIGKYSKGIDIRDYGSGSTGATNVLRTLGKTAGATVLLIDMLKGMAAVALVRGLYFIDINPLPESWYYWLIIGAGLGAVIGHSKSIFLNFSGGKSVATSLGVLLVMNPLVACGTLASFLVMLALFRIVSLGSIIGALVVNILMVVLGQPLPYILFSLMGGIYVIVRHQGNIKRLLAGTEPKIGQKVQPSSEVG; this is encoded by the coding sequence ATGCTTATTCCGATTCTTATCAGTCTTACTATCTTACTTTTATCCTATCTGCTCGGTTCGATTCCCACGGGTTATTTAATCGGTAAATACAGCAAAGGTATCGATATTCGTGACTATGGTTCCGGTTCCACTGGGGCCACCAATGTGTTGAGAACTCTGGGAAAAACTGCCGGGGCGACGGTGTTATTAATTGATATGTTAAAAGGAATGGCGGCGGTGGCCCTGGTACGAGGACTATATTTTATTGATATCAATCCTCTCCCAGAAAGTTGGTATTACTGGTTAATTATTGGGGCAGGATTGGGGGCAGTCATCGGTCATAGTAAATCGATTTTCTTGAATTTTAGCGGGGGTAAATCCGTCGCCACCAGTTTAGGGGTTTTATTAGTGATGAATCCCCTAGTGGCTTGCGGAACTTTGGCGAGTTTTTTGGTTATGCTCGCACTTTTCCGGATTGTTTCTTTAGGTTCGATTATCGGGGCGCTGGTGGTGAATATTTTAATGGTTGTTTTGGGTCAACCTCTCCCCTATATTTTATTTAGTTTGATGGGGGGAATCTATGTGATTGTTCGTCATCAGGGTAATATTAAAAGATTGTTGGCAGGGACGGAACCGAAAATAGGCCAGAAAGTACAGCCATCATCGGAAGTAGGTTAA
- a CDS encoding glycosyltransferase family 4 protein, which translates to MITIGCCHESFSSFLFLYYVLTIPLFAIQAASQIWQKIPETKFVFVGPSVGNSEQIYAQYQDHRIIRLGSVDLQTKTDALAACTLLCVPSTQESFGGVYTEAWSFAKPVIGCDIPAVAEVISQGVDGFLVPQESQSIAETICQVLLANNLAASLGIAGQRKVEEKFTWQRLAEKTEQIYRDLLAK; encoded by the coding sequence ATCATCACTATAGGGTGCTGCCATGAAAGCTTCTCCTCATTTCTTTTTCTCTATTATGTCCTAACTATCCCGCTCTTTGCTATACAAGCAGCTAGTCAAATTTGGCAAAAAATCCCCGAAACGAAATTTGTTTTTGTCGGTCCAAGTGTGGGCAATTCTGAACAGATTTATGCCCAATATCAAGACCATAGAATCATTCGTTTAGGTAGTGTGGATTTACAGACCAAAACCGACGCTTTGGCTGCTTGTACTCTCCTCTGTGTGCCTTCAACCCAAGAAAGTTTTGGGGGAGTTTATACAGAAGCTTGGAGTTTTGCTAAACCCGTCATCGGTTGTGATATTCCTGCGGTTGCTGAGGTTATTTCTCAAGGGGTTGATGGCTTTTTAGTCCCCCAAGAATCTCAATCCATAGCCGAGACAATTTGTCAAGTATTATTAGCTAATAATTTAGCCGCTAGTCTCGGAATAGCCGGTCAAAGAAAAGTAGAAGAAAAATTCACTTGGCAACGATTAGCAGAAAAAACTGAGCAAATTTATCGAGATTTACTAGCTAAATAA
- a CDS encoding helix-turn-helix domain-containing protein: MAAPYSDDLRQKAVSAVERGEKKSHVCRTLNISRNTLDIWLKRKKQTGTVAAKTNYRRGPKPKIDDLEAFQKLAEQYGHLTQEKMAQKWANPVSRMRIGQALKRIGFTRKKKLMATEKEMKKPEKSFSKKSEVMPRKDLSILMKLE, from the coding sequence ATGGCAGCACCCTATAGTGATGATTTAAGACAGAAAGCAGTGAGTGCCGTAGAGCGAGGGGAGAAAAAAAGCCATGTCTGTCGCACCCTCAATATTAGTCGTAATACATTAGACATCTGGCTGAAACGGAAGAAACAAACTGGGACGGTGGCCGCTAAAACTAACTATCGTCGAGGGCCGAAGCCCAAAATTGACGATTTAGAAGCCTTTCAAAAGTTGGCCGAACAATATGGGCATTTGACCCAAGAAAAAATGGCGCAAAAATGGGCTAACCCAGTCAGTAGGATGAGAATTGGTCAAGCGCTCAAAAGAATTGGATTTACTAGAAAAAAAAAACTTATGGCTACAGAGAAAGAGATGAAGAAGCCCGAAAAGAGTTTCTCCAAAAAATCAGAGGTTATGCCCCGGAAAGATTTGTCTATATTGATGAAGCTGGAATAG
- a CDS encoding transposase — protein sequence MIIIDNASFHPKERIKKLLAKAGCEVLFLPAYSPDLNKIEKFWARLKNYVSQIINDSENLVDAVSKAFRHLS from the coding sequence ATTATCATCATTGATAACGCCAGTTTTCATCCCAAAGAGAGAATCAAAAAATTGTTAGCTAAAGCGGGATGTGAAGTGCTATTTTTACCCGCCTATTCTCCAGACCTCAACAAAATTGAAAAGTTCTGGGCTAGATTGAAAAACTATGTTAGTCAGATTATCAATGATAGTGAAAACCTTGTGGATGCTGTGAGTAAAGCCTTCAGGCATCTGTCCTAA
- a CDS encoding glycosyltransferase translates to MKLLYTLTAYPPAIGGAQLHQHLLAQQLHQKHPIQVITHWNQNRTDWLLGTTLKAPQKTQNYTIDHIPVHQIGISLQDKLKLLPYLPIYYPLMSLALPKIADILESYLTNYAQDKDLIHNVRIGREGLSYASYNIAKKLDIPFVFTPVHHPRWVGWRYREYIKLYQLADAVITLTNSEKQILIKLGVKEDKIHTTGVGPILAANADPEDFKQRYQINEPMVLFLGQHYPYKGYQQLLWHRTS, encoded by the coding sequence ATGAAACTACTTTACACCTTAACAGCCTACCCCCCTGCCATCGGTGGAGCGCAACTGCATCAACATCTTTTAGCCCAACAACTGCACCAAAAACACCCAATCCAAGTTATTACCCACTGGAACCAAAATCGCACGGATTGGCTCCTAGGAACCACCCTGAAAGCACCCCAAAAAACTCAAAATTATACAATTGATCATATTCCAGTTCATCAAATTGGCATTAGTCTTCAGGATAAACTTAAACTCTTACCTTATCTGCCCATATATTATCCCTTAATGTCTCTTGCTCTGCCCAAAATTGCCGATATTTTAGAGAGTTATTTAACTAATTATGCCCAAGATAAAGATTTAATTCATAACGTCAGAATTGGTCGCGAGGGACTCAGTTACGCTTCCTATAATATCGCTAAAAAACTAGATATTCCCTTCGTTTTTACCCCTGTGCATCATCCCCGGTGGGTGGGGTGGCGCTACCGAGAATATATTAAACTTTATCAATTAGCTGATGCGGTGATTACCCTAACCAATAGCGAAAAACAAATCCTGATTAAATTAGGAGTAAAAGAAGACAAAATTCATACCACTGGAGTCGGTCCAATTCTTGCCGCTAATGCTGATCCCGAAGATTTTAAACAACGTTATCAAATCAATGAACCGATGGTACTTTTTTTGGGGCAACACTATCCCTACAAAGGTTATCAACAACTCCTATGGCATAGAACGAGTTAG
- a CDS encoding nucleotidyltransferase family protein has translation MSASNPYLEYWQKRQKEQQEYNQKLAQEARKKLPPVIDYLKENFPITKIILFGSLVKGKFQETSDIDLAVAGIPPERFFQALGKVNLISDHQIDLKPIEDLEPHFLKRVLQTGECLYASDECQ, from the coding sequence ATGTCGGCAAGTAACCCCTATCTTGAATACTGGCAAAAACGCCAGAAAGAACAGCAGGAATATAATCAAAAATTAGCCCAAGAAGCCAGGAAAAAGCTTCCGCCAGTTATTGATTATCTAAAAGAAAATTTCCCAATTACCAAAATTATCCTGTTTGGTTCTCTAGTTAAAGGTAAGTTTCAGGAAACTTCTGATATTGATCTAGCAGTGGCTGGCATACCCCCAGAACGTTTTTTTCAAGCTTTAGGAAAAGTTAATTTAATTAGCGATCACCAGATTGATTTAAAGCCTATAGAAGACTTAGAACCTCATTTCCTTAAAAGAGTTTTGCAAACAGGAGAATGTCTTTATGCGTCCGATGAGTGCCAGTGA
- the crtH gene encoding carotenoid isomerase has product MSNQYDAIVIGSGIGGLVTATQLAAKGAKVLVLESYLIPGGSAGYFEREGYRFDVGASMIFGFGKKGTTNLLTKALAAVDMSIETIADPVQIHYHLPDGLDLKVHRDYEQFLQELISHFPAEKTGIRRFYDECWQVFNCLNSMDLLSLEEPRYLTRVFFQHPLSCLGLVKYLPQNAGDVARKYIKDPKLLKFIDMECYCWSVVPADRTPMINAGMVFSDRHYGGINYPRGGVGQIALKLVEGLAKAGGEIQYQARVAEIILDAGRAIGVRLTNGKEYCAKKIVSNATRWDTFEKLLPPESLPRSEKNWQKRYQKSPSFLSLHLGVKADVLPSGSECHHILLEDWENMEAEQGTIFVSIPTLLDPSLAPRDHHIIHTFTPSWIDQWQKLPPQEYQQKKEAAANRLIDRLKKLFPKLDTGLDYIEIGTARTHRRFLNRIDGTYGPIPRRKLLGLLGMPFNRTAIPNLYCVGDSTFPGQGLNAVAFSGFACGHRLAVDLGLPRPRD; this is encoded by the coding sequence ATGAGTAATCAGTACGATGCGATCGTGATTGGGTCGGGAATCGGGGGATTGGTGACAGCGACGCAATTAGCGGCAAAAGGGGCAAAAGTCCTAGTTTTAGAGAGTTATCTGATTCCGGGGGGCAGCGCGGGTTATTTTGAACGAGAGGGTTATCGTTTTGATGTGGGCGCTTCGATGATTTTTGGTTTTGGCAAAAAGGGGACGACTAACCTCCTAACCAAGGCTTTGGCAGCGGTGGATATGAGTATCGAAACCATTGCCGATCCCGTCCAGATTCATTATCATCTCCCGGACGGATTAGACCTAAAAGTTCACCGCGACTACGAACAATTTTTACAGGAATTAATTAGCCATTTTCCCGCAGAAAAAACCGGTATCCGGCGCTTTTACGATGAATGCTGGCAGGTGTTTAATTGCCTCAATAGTATGGATTTACTATCGCTGGAAGAACCCCGCTATCTGACTAGGGTTTTTTTCCAGCATCCTTTATCCTGTTTGGGATTGGTCAAGTATTTACCCCAAAATGCGGGAGATGTGGCCAGAAAATATATTAAAGACCCGAAATTATTGAAATTTATCGATATGGAGTGTTATTGTTGGTCGGTAGTACCCGCCGATCGCACTCCGATGATTAATGCGGGAATGGTCTTTAGCGATCGCCATTACGGGGGAATTAACTATCCCCGGGGGGGAGTGGGACAGATTGCCCTCAAGTTAGTCGAGGGATTGGCAAAAGCTGGTGGTGAAATCCAGTATCAAGCGAGAGTAGCTGAGATTATTTTAGATGCAGGACGGGCGATCGGGGTAAGATTGACCAATGGTAAGGAATATTGCGCTAAAAAGATTGTTTCTAATGCCACCCGTTGGGATACCTTCGAGAAACTACTCCCCCCAGAATCTCTCCCCCGCAGCGAAAAAAATTGGCAAAAACGCTATCAAAAATCCCCCAGTTTCCTAAGTTTACACCTGGGAGTCAAGGCCGATGTGTTACCATCAGGAAGCGAATGTCACCATATTTTACTAGAAGATTGGGAAAATATGGAAGCAGAACAGGGAACTATCTTTGTTTCTATTCCTACCTTACTCGATCCCTCCCTAGCACCCCGGGACCATCATATCATTCATACTTTCACCCCTAGCTGGATCGATCAATGGCAAAAACTGCCCCCCCAAGAATATCAACAGAAAAAAGAGGCCGCCGCTAATCGTCTCATCGATCGCCTGAAAAAACTCTTTCCCAAACTAGATACAGGATTAGATTATATCGAAATTGGCACGGCTCGCACCCATCGCCGCTTTTTGAATAGAATCGATGGCACTTACGGCCCAATACCGCGAAGAAAGCTGTTAGGCTTGTTAGGAATGCCCTTTAATCGCACAGCTATTCCTAATCTTTATTGTGTGGGAGATAGTACCTTCCCCGGTCAAGGATTAAATGCGGTGGCCTTTTCCGGTTTTGCTTGCGGTCATCGTCTAGCGGTAGATCTGGGTTTACCCCGTCCCAGAGATTAA
- a CDS encoding ABC1 kinase family protein, whose product MLTPFDSSKSLHWQQSLRSPIIRQLEIFSFTMQFLTFLLWDRLTGANRGKKRQRRAKWLVDRLMNLGPTFIKIGQSLSTRADLIPLEYIEQLTKLQDRVPEFNSQEAIRVIETELGQTIDNLFESFTVSPLACASLGQVHRARLLSGEEVVIKVQRPNLEGLFNLDFELLHRLTRWLNIFPGVKKYNLEAIYQEFFELLFQEIDYIHEGKNADRFRENFKNYPQVKVPLVYWQYTTRKVLTLEYVPGIKVDDRETLLANGINVDGIIQLGICSYLKQLLQDGFFQSDPHPGNMAVSQEGELIFYDFGTMFEVKSVAKDQMIETFFAVLRKDTETVLKTLMYMGLIEPVRDLQPVRNIVQFLLDEFRDKPVDVRAFEQISDQVYLMFKQQPFRLPPQMTFIIKSVTTLDGIARSLDPQYNLLAASQPFVKSLAVSGGTTKTMLTLANQARTFLQQQWQKGNKNERMLRQLEEKIERGNLVFQVKSRENERLLKRIYLGIKVLINVCLLGFSIVSAIFLLDTNYSKLAIIPFSLAGLFGLFFLRSSMALLIQERLDKMLDK is encoded by the coding sequence ATGCTTACTCCCTTTGATTCCTCGAAATCTTTACATTGGCAGCAAAGCTTGCGATCACCAATTATTCGTCAATTGGAAATATTTAGCTTTACAATGCAGTTTTTGACTTTTTTGCTCTGGGATCGTTTAACGGGGGCTAATAGGGGCAAAAAACGGCAAAGGAGAGCGAAATGGTTAGTTGATCGCCTCATGAATTTGGGACCAACTTTTATTAAAATTGGACAATCTTTATCGACGCGAGCAGATTTAATTCCGCTCGAATATATCGAACAATTAACCAAATTACAGGATCGAGTTCCCGAATTTAATAGTCAAGAAGCGATCCGAGTTATTGAAACAGAATTAGGACAAACCATAGATAATTTATTTGAAAGTTTTACCGTATCTCCCCTCGCTTGTGCCAGTTTAGGACAAGTGCATCGAGCGCGGTTATTAAGTGGGGAAGAGGTCGTTATTAAGGTACAAAGACCGAATCTAGAAGGACTATTTAATCTCGATTTTGAATTGTTGCATCGTCTCACCCGTTGGTTGAATATTTTCCCCGGGGTGAAAAAATATAATTTAGAAGCTATCTATCAAGAATTCTTTGAGCTACTCTTTCAAGAAATCGATTATATTCATGAGGGCAAAAATGCCGATCGCTTTCGGGAAAATTTTAAGAATTATCCCCAGGTAAAAGTCCCTTTAGTTTACTGGCAATATACCACCCGCAAGGTCTTAACTTTGGAGTATGTGCCGGGGATTAAAGTCGATGATCGAGAGACTTTACTAGCTAATGGTATTAACGTAGATGGGATTATTCAACTGGGGATCTGTTCCTATCTCAAACAATTATTACAGGATGGTTTTTTTCAATCAGATCCCCATCCGGGTAATATGGCAGTTAGTCAGGAAGGGGAGTTAATTTTCTACGATTTCGGCACGATGTTCGAGGTAAAATCCGTCGCTAAAGATCAAATGATCGAAACCTTTTTCGCTGTCTTGAGAAAGGATACGGAAACAGTCTTAAAAACTTTGATGTATATGGGGTTAATTGAACCCGTTAGAGACCTGCAACCTGTGCGAAATATCGTGCAGTTTCTTTTGGATGAATTTCGCGATAAACCGGTAGATGTGAGGGCCTTTGAACAAATAAGCGATCAAGTGTATTTAATGTTTAAACAGCAACCTTTTCGCTTACCTCCCCAAATGACTTTTATTATTAAATCTGTCACTACTTTGGATGGGATTGCCCGCTCTTTAGATCCCCAGTATAATTTATTAGCAGCTAGTCAACCTTTTGTGAAAAGTCTAGCGGTATCAGGAGGAACTACCAAGACAATGCTTACCCTAGCTAATCAAGCACGCACTTTTCTTCAACAACAATGGCAAAAAGGTAATAAAAACGAAAGAATGCTCCGTCAATTAGAGGAAAAAATCGAGCGAGGAAATTTAGTTTTTCAAGTTAAGTCACGGGAAAATGAACGACTTCTGAAAAGAATTTATCTGGGAATTAAAGTATTAATTAATGTCTGTCTATTGGGATTTAGCATTGTCTCAGCCATATTTTTATTAGACACCAACTATAGTAAACTAGCTATTATTCCCTTCAGTTTAGCGGGGTTATTTGGTTTATTTTTTCTACGTTCTTCTATGGCTTTATTGATTCAGGAAAGATTAGATAAAATGTTAGATAAGTAA